A part of Meleagris gallopavo isolate NT-WF06-2002-E0010 breed Aviagen turkey brand Nicholas breeding stock chromosome 28, Turkey_5.1, whole genome shotgun sequence genomic DNA contains:
- the CDK18 gene encoding cyclin-dependent kinase 18 isoform X2 yields the protein MQRGAAICSRSGGKMNKMKNFKRRFSLSVPRTETIEESLTEFTEQFNQLNNQRNEDLAQGHLQLGHLGRDIRADPTAISPPDTEGPSPMAVRYRSSTQRRFSTEDVSKRLSLPMDIRLPPEFLQKLQMESPEFPKPLSRMSRRASLSDIGFGKLETYVKLDKLGEGTYATVFKGRSKLTENLVALKEIRLEHEEGAPCTAIREVSLLKNLKHANIVTLHDIIHTERSLTLVFEYLENDLKQYLDNCGNLMSVHNVKIFMFQLLRGLSYCHGRKILHRDLKPQNLLINERGELKLADFGLARAKSVPTKTYSNEVVTLWYRPPDVLLGSTEYSTPIDMWGVGCIHYEMVTGRPMFPGSTVKEELHLIFRLLGTPTEDTWPGITSNEEFRAYNFTQYRAQPLINHAPRLDPDGIDLLMNLLLYEAKSRISAEVALRHPYFKSLGERVHLLPDNVSIFSLKEIQLQKDPGYRGSAFQQSARGKNRRQSIF from the exons GTCAGGAGGTAAAATGAACAAGATGAAAAACTTCAAGCGGAGGTTCTCACTCTCAGTTCCTCGGACGGAGACCATCGAGGAGTCGCTGACGGAGTTCACAGAGCAGTTCAACCAGCTCAACAACCAGAGGAATGAGG ACCTGGCCCAAGGGCacttgcagctgggacacctgGGCAGGGACATCAGAGCAGACCCCACAGCCATCTCCCCACCCGACACAGAGGGTCCATCCCCGATGGCCGTGCGCTACCGCAGCAGCACCCAGCGCCGCTTCTCCACGGAG GATGTCAGCAAACGCCTCTCCCTGCCCATGGACATCCGGCTGCCCCCCGAGttcctgcagaagctgcagatgGAGAGCCCAGAGTTCCCCAAGCCGCTCAGCAGGATGTCACGGCGAGCATCCCTT TCGGATATCGGGTTTGGGAAGCTGGAGACCTATGTTAAACTGGACAAACTGGGTGAG GGCACTTATGCCACTGTCTTCAAGGGGCGCAGCAAGCTGACAGAAAACCTGGTGGCACTGAAGGAGATCCGCCTGGAGCACGAGGAAGGGGCTCCGTGCACCGCTATCCGGGAAG TGTCACTGCTGAAGAACCTCAAGCACGCCAACATCGTGACCCTGCATGATATCATCCACACGGAGCGCTCCCTCACGCTGGTCTTCGAGTACCTG GAAAACGACCTCAAGCAGTACCTGGATAACTGTGGGAACCTGATGAGCGTGCACAATGTGAAG ATCTTCATGTTCCAGCTGCTGCGTGGCCTGTCCTACTGTCACGGGAGGAAAATCCTACACCGAGACCTCAAACCTCAGAACCTGCTCATCAACGAGAGAGGGGAGCTCAAACTGGCCGACTTTG GCCTCGCCAGAGCCAAGTCGGTGCCTACCAAAACGTATTCCAACGAGGTGGTCACGCTGTGGTACCGACCCCCCGACGTCCTGCTGGGATCCACCGAATATTCCACCCCCATCGACATGTG GGGGGTGGGATGCATCCACTACGAGATGGTCACCGGACGGCCGATGTTCCCCGGCTCTACGGTGAAGGAGGAGTTGCATCTCATCTTCCGGCTGTTGG GAACGCCGACAGAAGATACCTGGCCGGGGATAACGTCCAACGAGGAGTTCAGGGCGTACAACTTCACGCAGTACCGAGCGCAGCCGTTAATCAATCACGCCCCGAG gtTGGACCCAGACGGCATTGACTTGCTGATGAACCTCCTCCTG TATGAAGCCAAGAGCCGGATTTCAGCAGAGGTGGCCCTGAGGCATCCGTACTTCAAAAGCCTGGGGGAGCGGGTGCACCTCCTGCCTGACA ATGTCTCCATCTTCTCTCTGAAGGAAATCCAGCTTCAGAAGGACCCTGGCTACCGAGGCTCAGCCTTTCAGCAGTCAG cCCGAGGGAAGAACAGGAGGCAGAGTATATTTTAA
- the CDK18 gene encoding cyclin-dependent kinase 18 isoform X3, with translation MNKMKNFKRRFSLSVPRTETIEESLTEFTEQFNQLNNQRNEDLAQGHLQLGHLGRDIRADPTAISPPDTEGPSPMAVRYRSSTQRRFSTEDVSKRLSLPMDIRLPPEFLQKLQMESPEFPKPLSRMSRRASLSDIGFGKLETYVKLDKLGEGTYATVFKGRSKLTENLVALKEIRLEHEEGAPCTAIREVSLLKNLKHANIVTLHDIIHTERSLTLVFEYLENDLKQYLDNCGNLMSVHNVKIFMFQLLRGLSYCHGRKILHRDLKPQNLLINERGELKLADFGLARAKSVPTKTYSNEVVTLWYRPPDVLLGSTEYSTPIDMWGVGCIHYEMVTGRPMFPGSTVKEELHLIFRLLGTPTEDTWPGITSNEEFRAYNFTQYRAQPLINHAPRLDPDGIDLLMNLLLYEAKSRISAEVALRHPYFKSLGERVHLLPDNVSIFSLKEIQLQKDPGYRGSAFQQSARGKNRRQSIF, from the exons ATGAACAAGATGAAAAACTTCAAGCGGAGGTTCTCACTCTCAGTTCCTCGGACGGAGACCATCGAGGAGTCGCTGACGGAGTTCACAGAGCAGTTCAACCAGCTCAACAACCAGAGGAATGAGG ACCTGGCCCAAGGGCacttgcagctgggacacctgGGCAGGGACATCAGAGCAGACCCCACAGCCATCTCCCCACCCGACACAGAGGGTCCATCCCCGATGGCCGTGCGCTACCGCAGCAGCACCCAGCGCCGCTTCTCCACGGAG GATGTCAGCAAACGCCTCTCCCTGCCCATGGACATCCGGCTGCCCCCCGAGttcctgcagaagctgcagatgGAGAGCCCAGAGTTCCCCAAGCCGCTCAGCAGGATGTCACGGCGAGCATCCCTT TCGGATATCGGGTTTGGGAAGCTGGAGACCTATGTTAAACTGGACAAACTGGGTGAG GGCACTTATGCCACTGTCTTCAAGGGGCGCAGCAAGCTGACAGAAAACCTGGTGGCACTGAAGGAGATCCGCCTGGAGCACGAGGAAGGGGCTCCGTGCACCGCTATCCGGGAAG TGTCACTGCTGAAGAACCTCAAGCACGCCAACATCGTGACCCTGCATGATATCATCCACACGGAGCGCTCCCTCACGCTGGTCTTCGAGTACCTG GAAAACGACCTCAAGCAGTACCTGGATAACTGTGGGAACCTGATGAGCGTGCACAATGTGAAG ATCTTCATGTTCCAGCTGCTGCGTGGCCTGTCCTACTGTCACGGGAGGAAAATCCTACACCGAGACCTCAAACCTCAGAACCTGCTCATCAACGAGAGAGGGGAGCTCAAACTGGCCGACTTTG GCCTCGCCAGAGCCAAGTCGGTGCCTACCAAAACGTATTCCAACGAGGTGGTCACGCTGTGGTACCGACCCCCCGACGTCCTGCTGGGATCCACCGAATATTCCACCCCCATCGACATGTG GGGGGTGGGATGCATCCACTACGAGATGGTCACCGGACGGCCGATGTTCCCCGGCTCTACGGTGAAGGAGGAGTTGCATCTCATCTTCCGGCTGTTGG GAACGCCGACAGAAGATACCTGGCCGGGGATAACGTCCAACGAGGAGTTCAGGGCGTACAACTTCACGCAGTACCGAGCGCAGCCGTTAATCAATCACGCCCCGAG gtTGGACCCAGACGGCATTGACTTGCTGATGAACCTCCTCCTG TATGAAGCCAAGAGCCGGATTTCAGCAGAGGTGGCCCTGAGGCATCCGTACTTCAAAAGCCTGGGGGAGCGGGTGCACCTCCTGCCTGACA ATGTCTCCATCTTCTCTCTGAAGGAAATCCAGCTTCAGAAGGACCCTGGCTACCGAGGCTCAGCCTTTCAGCAGTCAG cCCGAGGGAAGAACAGGAGGCAGAGTATATTTTAA
- the KLHDC8A gene encoding kelch domain-containing protein 8A: MDADTMEVANTRDFQWKTLAPLPSRRVYSTLVEVGGQVFAIGGCDDNGVPMDCFEVYSPEADQWTSLPPMPTARAGVAVATLGKRIMVIGGVGANQAPLKIVEMYNVDEGKWKKRNSLREAAMGISVTAKDYRVYAAGGMGADLRPHNYLQHYDMLKDIWVSLAAMPTARYAATSFLRGTKIYVLGGRQSKYAINAFEVFDTETRSWTKFPNIPNKRAFSSFVPTEDKLFSLGGLRQGRLYRQPKFMRTVDVFDFEQGGWMKMERSFYLKKRRADFVAGYLKGRVVVAGGLGNQPTVLESAEAFHPEKNKWESLPPMPTPRCACSSIVLRGCLMLAVGGVSQGLSSAVEALCLSDS, from the exons ATGGACGCTGACACCATGGAGGTGGCCAACACCAGGGATTTCCAATGGAAGACCCTCGCCCCGCTGCCGAGCCGCCGGGTTTATTCCACGCTGGTGGAAGTGGGTGGGCAGGTGTTTGCCATCGGGGGCTGCGATGACAACGGTGTCCCCATGGATTGTTTTGAGGTCTATTCCCCCGAGGCTGACCAATGGACGTCACTGCCCCCCATGCCCACTGCCAGGGCCGGGGTGGCGGTGGCCACGTTGGGCAAAAGGATCATGGTGATCGGGGGCGTGGGGGCCAACCAAGCGCCGCTGAAGATCGTGGAGATGTACAACGTGGATGAAGGCAAGTGGAAGAAGAGGAATTCGCTGAGGGAGGCGGCCATGGGCATCTCGGTGACGGCAAAAG ACTACAGAGTGTATGCAGCTGGTGGGATGGGAGCTGACCTACGACCACACAACTACCTGCAGCACTACGACATGCTGAAGGACATCTGGGTGTCCCTGGCAGCCATGCCCACAGCACGGTATGCAGCCACCTCCTTCCTGCGGGGCACCAAGATCTACGTGCTGG GGGGAAGGCAGTCCAAGTACGCCATCAACGCCTTCGAGGTCTTTGACACCGAGACCAGATCGTGGACCAAGTTTCCCAATATCCCCAATAAAAGAGCTTTCTCCAGCTTCGTGCCCACCGAAGACAAACTGTTCAGTCTTGGGGGCCTGCGGCAGGGCCGGCTCTACAGGCAGCCCAAGTTCATGAGGACTGTGGATGTGTTTGACTTTGAGCAAG GTGGCTGGATGAAGATGGAGCGCTCCTTCTACCTGAAGAAACGGCGAGCAGACTTTGTGGCTGGCTACCTGAAAGGCAGAGTCGTCGTGGCTGGGGGACTGG GAAACCAGCCGACCGTCCTGGAGTCTGCAGAAGCTTTCCACCCTGAGAAGAACAAATGGGAGAGCTTGCCCCCCATGCCCACCCCACGCTGCGCCTGCTCCAGCATCGTGCTCAGGGGCTGCCTGATGCTAGCAGTTGGTGGGGTGAGCCAGGGGTTGAGCAGCGCGGTGGAAGCCCTCTGCCTTTCTGACTCCTAG